TGGCAAGGTCCTGCGCAACTAGCAGAACCGGTTCGGTGCATACTGAGGATAGTAACGCATTGACGGCACGTGCCGAACCGGCGTCGGCGAAACGCGACAGCCAGCGTCTGCGTTCAGCAGCCGGGAACGCACGAATCATCTAGACCCATATAAATGGATTATTCGATTAAGGGAGAGACCAATTCGGACACGGTCGGTATACAGTATGTATGGCACGGAGAGACCATCCCGGTGACCGAGGCAGCGCCAGTGAACCGAAATTCTACCTCCCCGGCGGGGACACCCCACCGTTCTATGCCGGTCGCTTCGAACGTCTCTGGGCGTCGCTGTTCAACTACGACGTTGAATCACGATAATGGGTTTTCCTGAGATCGATTCGGCTGTGTTCTTTGGTTCGATCACGATGATAACGTGGGGTATCTGGGTAGTCTTGGGGAACGCTGCCTCGGAGTCTATCGACCCGAGGACGGCCGCCGCGATCTCCTATCTCGTTGCGGGACCGCTTGCACTCGGATACATCCTCGTTTCGGACGCATCGCTTGCCATTACTGCGAGGGGCGGCCTGCTCGCCGGCGTGGCCGGATTGTTCACCGGAATCGGCCTGATTTCGATGTACATCGGACTTTCCGGAGGGTCGACGACGGTCGTCTCTACTCTCGGTGCGATGTACTTCGTCGTTGCGGCGCTCATCGGAATGGTTATCCTCGGAGACGAAGTGACGATAACGAGGTTTGCTGGGATCGCGTTCGCAATTCTCGGGGTCGTCCTGGTTTCACAGTAAATCACCCTCCGAGGGTACGTAACGCGAATCCGGAACGGATCTGCCGACCCCGGTTTCAGTTCCTGCAGGTGCGGGTATCAGCTTACGTCGCGTGACCACGAGGGACGGCCATGGGCGAGGACGTCGACGTCGACACTGTCGGGAGCGTCCTCGAGGACGCGGTCGCTCGCTCGATCCTCGTCCAGACCACCAGGGAACCCATGTCTGCCAGCACACTCGCCGAACGATGCGGCGTCTCGGAGGCGACGATCTACCGGCGTCTCGAGACGCTTCGGGCGTCCGATCTGGTCGCGGAGACGACCGTCCCCGATCGCGACGGCCACCACTACAAGGTGTATCGATCGAACCTGCACCGGCTGACGGTCGATCTCACCGAGGACGGGTTCGACCTGACGATCGAGCGCAAGGAGACCGCAGCCGATCGGCTCACCAGGCTGATCGAGGAGCTGTGACGATGGCCGACCGCTCACTCCCCGCAGGGGTTTCGATCGAGGCGGTCGTCCAGGGGGGCCTGTTCGTCATCCTCACCGTCCTCGGGCTCGCGATCATCGCGATCGCCATCCAGGGGTATCGACGGAACCGGAGCCGACCGATGCTGTTTCTGGCGCTTGGCTTTGCCGGAATCATCTTCCCGGAGCTCATCGTGGCGGGGGTCACCCAGTTCGTCACCGAGCTCTCCCAGTTCTGGATGGTGACGTTCTTCCAGGTGACCAACGTGTTCGCCTTCCTCTGTATCCTCTACGCGATCACGATGGAGCCGTGACATCCTCGCCCGCCGTAAACGGCGGGAATCTCTCGCTGCTCAAAGATAGCTCGGAGACGACGCCCGACACTCGCCGCGTGTGGCCTCTTCTCGAACTAGCCGGGCACAGCTTCGGATCCTGAAGCTGTGGCTCCGCGCCTTAGTGTACTGGTGTGGTTTCTCTTTGCATGGCACGCTCGACGATCGACGGCGACTCCCGATCGGGGGTCGCCGACCGACTCCTGTACGGACGAACCGACGCCCGTCTCCGCGCGGTCTGGCGGGTCCTCGCGCCGCTTGCAGTCGGCCTCGGGATCTACGTCCTCGCACACGCGGCGGTGGAACTGTACGGCGGCGACGTCCTCGCTCCGCTTGCCGATGAGTCGGCAGTCCTCGGTGCCGCGGTGATCTTCGCCGCGCTGGCGGTCGCAGTCGCCGCGGCCGGCCTCGCAGCACTTGTCGTCGCCGCGAAACTCGATCGGCGTTCGATCGCCGACTACGGGTTCGACCGCTCCCGACGGTGGCGCCGGGACTTCCTCGCGGGCGCAGCGATCGGTGCCGCCGCGGGGCTCGGCACCGTCGGCTACCTGGCAGCGCGGGGATACGCGACCCTCACCGTCGAGCTCACGGGCGTCGGCGCCGACTCCGCGCTGGTCGGCACCGTTGTTCTCGTGGCGATGCTCGCTTTCCTCCTCGCGAACACCGCCTTCGAGGAGATCGTCTTCCGGGCGATCCTCGTCACGAACGCGGCCGAGGGCTTTCGCTCCCGATCCGTCGGCGCCGCGACAGCCGTCGTCGGCGCAGTCGCGGTCAGCGTCCCGGTGTTCGGCGCGTTGCATCTCCTCGGCGGCGGGATCGGGGCCGTCGTTACGAGCGCGATCGGGGGGATCCTGTTCGCGGCCGCGTACGTTCTCACGGGGCGACTGGCGCTGCCGATCGGCGTCCACTTCGGCGGAATCGTCTTCGTCAGCGCCACCCAGTCGCCGCTGTCGGCCGAGCCGGAGCTCACCCTGCCGTCGCTCGTCGCGATCACGGACGTCCTCGAGCCGTCGCTGCTCGCCGGCGTCGAGCTGTGGCTCGTCAGGCTGGCGATCGGCCTCGCGCTCGTCTGCGTCTGGGTTCGGTTCGCCTACGGGAAGCTCTCGATCACCGAGCGAGTGATCTCCTGAGTCTCGTCACCGATCGGAACGAACCAGCCTGAGCCCCGCCCTGGCCGCCGTCCAGGCGGGATACAGCCTGTTGTAGACGCTGCTGGGCGCGTTCCGGGCACCTGCACGGAGGAGGCGGTGGGACAGCGGCGGTCCCGACTCCGAGACGAGATCGTCGAGGTCGACGTCCTCGAGCCACTCGAAGAACGCCCGTTCGGTCGCCGACTCGGGTTCGACCTCGCGGGCGCGCTCACGGATGTCTTCCCACATGTACCGCTCGTCCTGGCCCAGTACCCACTCGCCGTCCTCGAGAGCGACCCGGAGGCGCTCGTACTCGTGGTCGGCAAAGGAGTAGCCGTGGTCGGTCGGCTCGAGCCCCGCAAGCCGGAGGCCGACTGCGGTCCGGTAACACTTCTCACAGCGTCCGCAGTTACCGTCCATCCGAACGTTGCAGGTCTGGAGCTCGAGATCGGGGGCGTCGCTGCGGACGTAGTCGGCGAGGACGTCGAGTCGCTCCTGTCGGGTGAGCTCGTAGCCGTCGTGGTGACACCGGGTGCCGGCCCAGCGGACGCTGTCGTCGATATCGGGACGGGAGCCCCACTCGAGCTCGATCCCCTCCCAGTGGGTAGCGGCGACGTAGAGGTCTTCCATCCCGCGGGCGGCGGCCAGCGGGGCACAGAGCCCGAGCAGACCGAGCCCGTGGCCGACGGAGCTGTACCAGGCGCCGTCGACGTAGCGCTTGTAGTGGGCAAGCAGCATGGGGTGAT
This genomic window from Natronococcus occultus SP4 contains:
- a CDS encoding ArsR/SmtB family transcription factor, which encodes MGEDVDVDTVGSVLEDAVARSILVQTTREPMSASTLAERCGVSEATIYRRLETLRASDLVAETTVPDRDGHHYKVYRSNLHRLTVDLTEDGFDLTIERKETAADRLTRLIEEL
- a CDS encoding CPBP family intramembrane glutamic endopeptidase gives rise to the protein MARSTIDGDSRSGVADRLLYGRTDARLRAVWRVLAPLAVGLGIYVLAHAAVELYGGDVLAPLADESAVLGAAVIFAALAVAVAAAGLAALVVAAKLDRRSIADYGFDRSRRWRRDFLAGAAIGAAAGLGTVGYLAARGYATLTVELTGVGADSALVGTVVLVAMLAFLLANTAFEEIVFRAILVTNAAEGFRSRSVGAATAVVGAVAVSVPVFGALHLLGGGIGAVVTSAIGGILFAAAYVLTGRLALPIGVHFGGIVFVSATQSPLSAEPELTLPSLVAITDVLEPSLLAGVELWLVRLAIGLALVCVWVRFAYGKLSITERVIS
- a CDS encoding DUF7521 family protein, coding for MADRSLPAGVSIEAVVQGGLFVILTVLGLAIIAIAIQGYRRNRSRPMLFLALGFAGIIFPELIVAGVTQFVTELSQFWMVTFFQVTNVFAFLCILYAITMEP
- a CDS encoding EamA family transporter — protein: MGFPEIDSAVFFGSITMITWGIWVVLGNAASESIDPRTAAAISYLVAGPLALGYILVSDASLAITARGGLLAGVAGLFTGIGLISMYIGLSGGSTTVVSTLGAMYFVVAALIGMVILGDEVTITRFAGIAFAILGVVLVSQ